Proteins from a single region of Hordeum vulgare subsp. vulgare chromosome 6H, MorexV3_pseudomolecules_assembly, whole genome shotgun sequence:
- the LOC123406041 gene encoding uncharacterized protein LOC123406041: MEQPSSSQHGIAEDIYLAPIPQPSQSLHYLPTRVVCTLSQGSNVISMDFHPSHHTLLLVGSANGEFTLWEIATHEKLLSKPFKVWDMQACSTQYQSVMAKDSSIAVNRVTWSPDGDLIGVAFTKHLIHLHAYQHPNEARQVIEIEAHSGGVNDIAFSRPNKQLYVVTCGDDKLIRVWDMHGQKIYSFEGHEAPVYSICPHHMENIHFIFSISFDGKIKAWLYDNMGSRVEYDAPGKWCTAMLYSADGTRLFSCGTSKEGDSHLVEWKQSEGSIERTYSGFRKTPSSVLHGVVQFDTTHNHILAAGEENRIKFWDADNTNMLTCIEADGGLPSFPRLRFNKEGNLLAVTTVENGFKILANTDGLRSLLAFGVGHVATMSETRDQARKVRSILPEESTPCIGVSTNDSDVMAACGGKVSKVLDDDDLLREIIVRVGFSTTLVRAALVCKRWYHHASEPAFLYHFHERHRSRLLGFYLEDKEGHKVASIRFFPMLPQPPELAAVIRRVVSYSLESYRGAPAKFLCSWSSRVLISLHNQNNHNKFTVGVHNLLYPERGLVVVPPCPHVQIQDVFYRNLLPVDEVDGLSYLHVSVVSNIQITTSTVHVHILRHDDGVWRMYHTFDIDQLLDLRQEPKAVLANNKIYIASAQKDIVVLDLNASSISTVQLPQGVEYGDRDIMLARADDASGVYVIHVKKIQLHIWLHKGDNWLLVDTICLRDKVANLRIPGCEVEDEHNAPLQIHHVGDYAEFVFLEMGRCALHLDVKSMQLRKVYDMTEEELQLGDIHPLMMIWPPKFPVLKDNPASNAV, from the exons ATGGAGCAACCCAGTTCCAGTCAACATGGTATTGCTGAG GACATCTATCTTGCACCCATTCCTCAACCTTCACAGTCATTACATTACCTTCCTACGAGAGTAGTTTGTACACTATCACAGGGATCTAATGTAATTAGCATGGACTTTCATCCTTCACATCATACGCTACTACTAG TTGGATCTGCTAATGGTGAATTTACACTTTGGGAGATTGCTACACACGAGAAGCTGCTCTCTAAGCCCTTCAAAGTCTGGGACATGCAAGCATGTTCAACACAATATCAG AGTGTCATGGCTAAAGACTCTTCCATTGCCGTTAATCGAGTTACATGGAGCCCTGATGGGGACTTGATTG gaGTTGCATTTACGAAACATTTGATCCATCTCCATGCATATCAGCATCCAAATGAAGCACGCCAAGTTATAGAG ATTGAGGCTCATTCTGGAGGAGTTAATGACATAGCCTTCTCCCGGCCAAATAAGCAACTTTATGTTGTCACATGTGGAGATGACAAGCTGATAAGG GTCTGGGATATGCATGGACAGAAAATATATTCATTTGAAGGGCATGAGGCACCTGTGTATTCTATTTGCCCTCATCACATggaaaatattcat TTTAttttttcaatttcctttgaCGGGAAAATTAAGGCATGGCTTTATGACAATATGGGTTCTAGAGTGGAGTATGATGCTCCAGGAAAATGGTGTACTGCAATGCTCTATAGTGCCGACGGAACTAG GTTGTTCTCatgtggaacaagtaaagagggaGACTCACATTTAGTTGAGTGGAAGCAAAGTGAAGGATCTATCGAAAGGACATATTCTGGATTCCGTAAAACACCATCTAGTGTACTGCATGGTGTCGTGCAGTTTGATACAACTCATAATCACATTTTAGCTGCCGGTGAAGAGAACCGAATTAAGTTTTGGGATGCTGATAACACCAACATGCTTACCTGCATTGAAGCTGATGGAGGCTTGCCG AGCTTTCCGCGGTTAAGGTTCAATAAAGAAGGCAATCTTCTTGCTGTTACTACAGTAGAGAATGGCTTTAAGATACTTGCAAATACTGATGGGCTCAGGTCTTTATTGGCTTTTGGTGTGGGTCATGTGGCTACAATGTCAGAAACTCGAGACCAAGCCAGAAAGGTTCGATCCATCTTACCTGAGGAGTCAACCCCATGCATTGGAGTCTCCACGAATGATTCTGATGTGATGGCTGCATGTGGTGGAAAGGTATCCAAAGTCCTCGACGATGATGACCTTCTTAGGGAGATTATCGTCCGCGTTGGCTTCTCCACCACTCTTGTCCGTGCTGCCCTTGTCTGCAAGCGATGGTACCACCATGCCTCCGAACCCGCCTTCCTCTACCATTTCCATGAGCGCCACCGGTCCCGCCTCCTCGGCTTCTACCTCGAAGACAAGGAGGGTCATAAAGTGGCTTCCATTCGCTTCTTCCCAATGCTACCTCAGCCCCCAGAGCTTGCTGCCGTCATCCGCCGTGTGGTGAGCTACAGTTTGGAGTCCTACCGTGGTGCGCCAGCCAAATTCCTCTGCTCCTGGAGCAGCAGAGTCCTCATCAGCTTGCACAACCAGAATAATCACAACAAATTTACAGTTGGGGTGCACAATCTTTTGTATCCTGAGAGAGGCCTGGTTGTCGTCCCACCATGCCCACATGTCCAAATCCAGGATGTCTTTTACCGCAATCTCCTCCCGGTAGACGAAGTCGATGGCTTGTCCTACTTGCATGTTTCAGTGGTGTCTAACATACAGATAACAACATCAACAGTGCACGTACATATACTGCGACATGATGATGGTGTGTGGCGCATGTATCATACCTTCGACATAGACCAGCTCCTTGATCTGCGACAGGAACCAAAAGCTGTGCTTGCTAACAATAAAATCTACATAGCGAGCGCCCAGAAGGACATTGTTGTCTTGGATTTGAATGCCTCGAGCATCTCCACAGTTCAGCTCCCGCAAGGGGTGGAGTATGGTGATAGAGATATCATGTTGGCACGGGCTGATGATGCTTCTGGTGTGTATGTCATCCATGTCAAGAAGATTCAACTTCACATTTGGCTACACAAGGGGGACAACTGGTTGCTCGTGGACACCATTTGTTTGCGTGACAAGGTTgctaatttgaggatcccagggtGCGAGGTTGAGGATGAGCACAATGCTCCTCTCCAGATACACCATGTAGGTGACTATGCTGAGTTTGTGTTCTTGGAGATGGGTCGATGCGCGCTACACTTAGATGTCAAGTCCATGCAGTTGCGTAAAGTGTATGACATGACGGAAGAAGAACTGCAATTGGGTGACATCCATCCTCTTATGATGATCTGGCCTCCCAAATTTCCTGTGCTCAAGGATAATCCTGCAAG CAATGCCGTGTGA